One Pomacea canaliculata isolate SZHN2017 linkage group LG9, ASM307304v1, whole genome shotgun sequence DNA segment encodes these proteins:
- the LOC112572703 gene encoding lipoxygenase homology domain-containing protein 1-like yields the protein MWRIASVFWLLVGFGVDDAYGRIVPDGRAWRIWTKTSNKEHAGTNADVHIILIDPDGGESPPLFLDNILRNDFQQNSVDQFSVYDQVNLKDVCAIRIYRDNSGSSPDWFLEKVWMKTAEMINDRVFNVKSWVPTKQEEMESYYEVQRTPPCSAGPLE from the exons ATGTGGCGAATTGCATCTGTGTTCTGGCTTCTTGTAGGTTTTGGTGTCGATGATGCTTACGGTCGGATCGTGCCAGAcg GAAGAGCTTGGAGGATATGGACAAAAACATCGAATAAAGAGCACGCCGGTACTAACGCCGATGTGCACATCATTTTGATTGACCCTGATGGAGGAGAATCCCCGCCTTTATTCTTGGACAATATATTACGCAACGATTTTCAGCAAAATTCTGTAGACCAATTCAGCGTATACGACCAGGTTAACCTCAAGGACGTATGTGCTATCAGAATTTATCGTGATAACAGTGGCTCTTCCCCTGACTGGTTTCTcgaaaag GTGTGGATGAAAACTGCTGAAATGATAAACGATCGCGTATTCAATGTCAAAAGCTGGGTcccaacaaaacaagaagagatGGAATCATACTATGAAGTACAGCGCACGCCACCGTGTAGCGCAG GTCCCCTGGAATGA
- the LOC112572173 gene encoding uncharacterized protein LOC112572173, whose protein sequence is MPPKNEYAGKALAARNKKIDIKAIIKNIHSMFLLLKENEEEVKKSGVEGLCLITSKNCNIHFTEFGNMKGLSQTPQICNLITAYSNMENLGLVKRGSIQDLREKVMAKMSKIAKAQLGLSLFPYERARKGKSSSMEFPFLNALAATWKAGHKGASKNP, encoded by the exons ATGCCTCCAAAAAACGAGTATGCAGGTAAAGCGCTGGCTGCAAGGAATAAAAAGATTGATATAAAAGCAATCATCAAAAACATCCATTCCATG TTTTTACTGttgaaggaaaatgaagaagaagtaaaaaaaagtggagTAGAGGGCCTCTGCCTTATAACGTCAAAGAACTGTAATATTCATTTTACTGAATTTGGAAATATGAAGGGTCTCAGCCAGACCCCACAAATATGCAACCTCATTACGGCATATTCAAATATGGAAAATCTGGGACTTG TGAAGCGGGGAAGCATCCAGGATTTGAGAGAAAAAGTAATGGCTAAAATGTCCAAAATTGCAA AAGCACAACTTGGTCTGAGCCTATTCCCTTATGAAAGGGCCAGAAAGGGGAAATCATCATCCATGGAATTCCCCTTCCTTAATGCCCTTGCAGCCACCTGGAAAGCTGGCCACAAAGGAGCTTCAAAAAATCCTTGA
- the LOC112572667 gene encoding uncharacterized protein LOC112572667 gives MPRPRKWYPGGYISYMDKRGHVRQRRVRFSSQAVRACTEENRTLQQGQSGRLSTHQREECATFQDILLDSNSSDVAGVSNHKKKKVSEAEGWKDLRAGLVRVHIEGFSPATKKCSFCGCTQVPEIIWCPDCGPRSLYCKACDEKIHCLVLYHQTYSWKEDASLFAPVLRETTILSEHQCDKLYYRQITVFDAQGRDHTIKMQFCECEPEAVTLVRNGLWPSTPKKPETAFCMKLMELCRMLQLEGQMSLQKFCNALQRRTTFLHSHSRDYRNLYKALGNTIIEFHHHQVLCLETAHAHELLGKKCPICSLKPERRVISMDANFGLVHKMNSGFGPGLEHARFSVFCPDDDVRNFVNTHHEATSKSSSKSSECSNFQAGDLVRSKNKNAKLDIRGVFGAVCQHGFPLHFVNMQHGERFGYPVYILQQIAAEQLCTASTKQIVMYDVACSLQAHITKHSQLFGQLSEKFRFVVPVFHSFAHITQCQMTKGQRFCEGTGLIDGEAMERLWSFLRRFAWSKEMTLPNRQDLLSSALLHYARRIFVSLADTLSVRLKKARDTQAKAKEIIHEVESKYRGTAAEWLHKLKDTISTTSGHRESSTSDSLLEKARKLSAERQQLLGLKRRYADGQKIAQKIAKKLRTTNTQLQSVIGSLKNAFPNISPAEFRDPESALYTHIAPELNSEQVRAANCAADYDRGKEEEQRIIYDICLLQQWLLEQNVLLCQPSDLVSRYECALNHVKSVSKHKVECQLRDLHAKFNEQPGFSKVSIDYSVSNRLSSSAFTCQPDSDDNEELIDVIREFNSDIESESDEDEEEEEEEEHFLP, from the exons ATGCCACGGCCAAGAAAGTGGTATCCAGGTGGATATATTTCCTATATGGATAAACGCGGGCATGTTCGTCAGCGTAGGGTACGATTTTCCTCGCAGGCTGTTAGGGCTTGTACGGAGGAAAATAGAACTCTTCAACAGGGGCAAAGTGGACGTTTAAGCACCCATCAACGGGAGGAATGTGCCACCTTCCAGGATATTCTTCTAGATAGCA ATTCATCAGATGTAGCTGGAGTCAGcaatcacaagaagaaaaaagtgtctgAGGCTGAGGGCTGGAAAGATCTGCGAGCAGGTCTTGTTCGTGTCCACATTGAAGGATTCAGTCCTGCCACAAAAAAGTGCAGCTTCTGTGGCTGTACACAGGTCCCAGAGATTATCTGGTGTCCTGACTGTGGACCTAGAAGCCTTTATTGCAAGGCTTGTGATGAGAAGATCCATTGTTTGGTGCTGTATCATCAGACATACAGTTGGAAAGAA GATGCATCATTGTTTGCACCTGTGTTAAGAGAAACAACCATTTTGTCTGAGCACCAGTGTGACAAGCTCTACTACCGTCAGATTACAGTTTTTGATGCACAAG gcAGAGATCACACAATCAAAATGCAGTTTTGTGAGTGTGAGCCGGAAGCTGTAACGTTAGTTAGAAATGGGTTATGGCCATCAACTCCGAAGAAGCCAGAGACAGCATTCTGCATGAAACTAATGGAGCTATGCAGAATGCTACAACTAGAAGGGCAAATGTCTCTGCAGAAATTTTGTAATGCATTGCAGCGGAGGACAACATTTCTGCACAGTCACAGCAGGGACTACAGAAACCTGTATAAGGCACTGG GTAACACAATTATAGAATTTCACCATCATCAGGTGTTGTGCCTTGAAACAGCTCATGCCCACGAATTACTGGGCAAGAAGTGCCCAATATGTAGCCTG AAGCCAGAGAGACGTGTTATCTCGATGGACGCTAATTTTGGGCTTGTGCACAAGATGAATTCTGGATTTGGACCTGGACTTGAACATGCTAGATTTAGTGTGTTTTGTCCAGATGATGATGTCAGAAACTTTGTCAACACTCATCATGAGGCAACATCGAAATCAAGTAGCAAATCTTCG GAATGTTCAAATTTTCAAGCAGGTGATCTTGTCaggtcaaaaaacaaaaatgcaaaactggaCATCAGAGGAGTGTTTGGTGCTGTGTGTCAACATGGTTTCCCTCTGCATTTTGTGAATATGCAGCATGGAGAGAg ATTTGGGTATcctgtatatattttacaacaaattgCTGCAGAGCAGCTTTGCACAGCTAGTACAAAGCAAATTGTGATGTATGATGTTGCCTGCTCACTGCAGGCTCATATAACA AAGCATTCTCAACTATTTGGACAGCTGTCTGAAAAATTTAGATTTGTTGTTCCTGTGTTTCACAGCTTTGCACATATAACACAGTGTCAG ATGACAAAAGGACAGCGCTTTTGCGAGGGCACAGGATTAATAGATGGTGAAGCTATGGAACGCTTATGGTCTTTCCTCCGCAGATTTGCGTGGAGTAAAGAAATGACTTTGCCCAACAGGCAAGATCTACTAAGCAGTGCTCTGCTACACTATGCCAGGAGGATTTTTGTGTCATTAG ctgacacactgtctgtAAGACTCAAAAAGGCAAGGGACACGCAGGCAAAAGCCAAAGAGATTATCCATGAGGTTGAAAGCAAGT atagAGGAACTGCTGCAGAATGGCTGCACAAGCTGAAGGATACTATATCAACAACCAGTGGTCATAGAG AAAGCTCTACCTCTGATTCTCTGCTTGAGAAAGCGAGGAAGCTGTCAGCTGAGCGGCAGCAACTGCTGGGACTAAAGAGACGCTATGCTG ATGGACAAAAAATTGCCCAGAAAATTGCGAAGAAGCTGCGGACAACAAACACTCAGCTGCAGTCTGTCATTGggtctttaaaaaatgcatttccaAACATTTCACCAGCTGAATTTAGAGACCCAGAGTCAGCTCTGTACACTCATATAGCACCAGAACTGAACTCAGAGCAAGTGAGGGCAGCCAATTGTGCAGCAGACTACGATCGTGGGAAAGAAGAGGAACAGCGAATAATTTATGACATTTGCCTTTTACAGCAGTGGCTGCTGGAGCAAAATGTGTTATTATGTCAGCCATCAGACTTAGTCAGTCGATATGAATGTGCCCTAAACCATGTTAAGTCTGTAAGTAAACATAAAGTGGAATGCCAGCTAAGGGATCTGCATGCGAAATTTAACGAGCAGCCAGGATTTTCGAAAGTCAGCATTGACTACTCAGTCTCCAACCGACTGTCATCTTCAGCCTTCACTTGCCAGCCAGATTCTGATGACAACGAGGAATTAATAGATGTGATTAGGGAATTTAACTCAGATATCGAATCAGAATCTGATgaagacgaggaggaggaggaggaggaagaacaCTTTTTGCCATAA
- the LOC112572172 gene encoding uncharacterized protein LOC112572172, producing the protein MQKMKHQRTHYNKHNLYMNHQHMQNNEATGSILHEIQTQPLNNTSTHTNITLDINQMSHLINTPEMCDGRTPGHATEGQFQSQLISDSQLITNIEHQPDDGTNTTPVEFPLTEFINAQIIQESEERPPLDGLLKHLS; encoded by the exons atgcagaaaatgaagcaCCAGAGAACAcattacaacaaacacaacttATACATGAATCATCAACATATGCAAAATAATGAAGCAACAGGAAGCATATTACATGAAATACAAACACAACCTCTAAATAACACatcaacacatacaaacatcacaTTAGACATAAACCAAATGTCACATCTCATCAACACTCCAGAAATGTGTGATGGGAGAACCCCAGGTCATGCCACAGAGGGGCAGTTCCAGAG ccAGCTTATCTCAGACAGCCAGCTTATCACAAACATAGAACATCAGCCAGATG ATGGGACTAATACTACTCCTGTGGAATTCCCATTAACAGAATTCATAAATGCCCAAA TCATCCAAGAGTCAGAGGAAAGACCACCACTGGATGGACTTCTGAAGCACCTGTCTTAA